CCCTTCACGTAGTTGATGAAGTCGCCTTCCTTGCCGTACTGCGCGCACTGCTCGTGGATGGCCACCATGATGCCGTGCAGCTTCTCGTCGACCTCTTCGCGGCTCCAGGAGAGGCGCAGGCTGTTCTGCGACATCTCGAGTCCGCTCGTGGCGACGCCGCCGGCGTTCGCGGCCTTGCCGAGCCCGTAGAGGATCTTGGCGCCCATGTAGACGTCGATCGCATCCGGCGTGCTGGGCATGTTCGCGCCCTCGGAGACGCAGATGCAGCCGTTCTTGATGAGGGCCTTGGCGTCGTCGACGTCGACCTCGTTCTGGGTCGCGCTCGGCAGCGCCACGTCGCACTTGACGTGCCAGGGGCGCTTGCCCTCGAGGTACTCGCACTTGAACTCGTCGGCGTATGCCTTGATGCGGCCGCGCTTGACGTTCTTGAGCTCCATGACCCAGGCGAGCTTCTCGCGCGTGATGCCGGCGGGATCGTGGATCGTGCCGCCGGAATCGGACATCGTGACGACCTTGGCGCCGAGATCGAGACACTTCTCGGTGCAGTACTGCGCGACGTTCCCCGAGCCGGACACGGTGCAGACCTTGCCCTCCATCGAGTCGCCGCGGGTCTTCAGCATCTCCTGGGCGAAGTAGACCTGGCCGTAGCCGGTCGCCTCGGGACGGACGAGGCTGCCGCCCCAGTTCCGGCCCTTGCCCGTCAGAACGCCGGTGAACTCGTTGCGGAGCTTCTTGTACATGCCGAACAGGTAGCCGATCTCGCGGCCGCCGACGCCGATGTCACCGGCGGGGACGTCGGTGTCCGGGCCGATGTGGCGGAAGAGCTCCATCATGAAGCTCTGGCAGAACCGCATGACCTCTCCGTCGCTCTTGCCCTTCGGATCGAAGTCGGATCCGCCCTTGCCGCCGCCCATCGGGAG
The sequence above is drawn from the Candidatus Krumholzibacteriota bacterium genome and encodes:
- the gdhA gene encoding NADP-specific glutamate dehydrogenase; its protein translation is MSKAVDAFMKKVQARDPHQPEFHQAVHEVVSSLMPFIEKNPRYQDERILERVVEPERVIMFRVPWVDDKGEIQVNRGFRIEMNSAIGPYKGGLRFHPTVNLGILKFLAFEQVFKNALTTLPMGGGKGGSDFDPKGKSDGEVMRFCQSFMMELFRHIGPDTDVPAGDIGVGGREIGYLFGMYKKLRNEFTGVLTGKGRNWGGSLVRPEATGYGQVYFAQEMLKTRGDSMEGKVCTVSGSGNVAQYCTEKCLDLGAKVVTMSDSGGTIHDPAGITREKLAWVMELKNVKRGRIKAYADEFKCEYLEGKRPWHVKCDVALPSATQNEVDVDDAKALIKNGCICVSEGANMPSTPDAIDVYMGAKILYGLGKAANAGGVATSGLEMSQNSLRLSWSREEVDEKLHGIMVAIHEQCAQYGKEGDFINYVKGANIAGFLKVADSMIDHGVV